In one window of Duganella dendranthematis DNA:
- a CDS encoding TetR/AcrR family transcriptional regulator yields the protein MTVAPDRRQTRTRAALHAAFRALVLGQGYEALTVGAVADRANVGRSTFYEHYRTMDDLLRESIQGPFTTLADLVDHPQGGDALRDLLLHFRENQQVARVLLGWPTRPVLASALAQLIGDRLRAVPLATPLIPPEVIARQIAEMQLALIEAWIAGRPAMQEAAAVAALSAGTNALVQTLLKR from the coding sequence ATGACGGTGGCACCCGACAGGCGGCAGACCAGAACCCGCGCCGCATTGCACGCCGCCTTCCGCGCGCTGGTGCTGGGGCAGGGCTATGAAGCGTTGACGGTTGGCGCTGTGGCGGACCGGGCCAACGTCGGCCGCTCCACGTTCTATGAGCATTACCGGACCATGGATGATTTGCTGCGCGAGAGCATTCAAGGCCCGTTCACGACGCTGGCGGATCTGGTGGACCATCCGCAAGGCGGCGATGCGCTGCGCGATCTGCTGCTGCATTTCCGCGAAAACCAGCAGGTGGCGCGCGTGCTGCTGGGGTGGCCGACCCGGCCGGTGCTGGCCTCCGCGCTGGCGCAGTTGATTGGCGACCGGCTGCGTGCCGTGCCATTGGCGACGCCGCTGATCCCACCAGAAGTTATCGCCCGCCAGATCGCCGAGATGCAGCTGGCGTTGATCGAGGCGTGGATCGCCGGCCGGCCTGCTATGCAGGAAGCGGCGGCAGTGGCAGCGTTGTCGGCCGGAACTAACGCGCTGGTGCAGACCCTCCTTAAAAGATAG